Below is a window of Leifsonia sp. NPDC080035 DNA.
CACCGCGAACGACAACCTGGCCCAGCAGTACCGCTCGGGCAGCGGCCAGAACTACATCGCGGGCGACGGAAGCGTCAGCGAGTTCGCCGCGGGCAATCGCGGCGAGCCGGTGAGCTTCTCCGGCACGCTCATCGACGGCGCGAAGGTGTCGAACAAGGATTACGCGGGCAAGGTCCTCGTTGTGAACTTCTGGTACGCGGGCTGCCCGCCGTGCCGCGTCGAGGCGGGCGACCTCGAGGCGCTCTCGAAGAAGTACGCCTCCGAGGGCGTCGGCTTCCTCGGCGTGAACCTCTACGACACGGCCAGCACCGCCGAGAGCTTCGAGAAGGACAAGGGCGTCACCTACCCGTCGGTGCTCGACCGCGACACCGGCTCCGTGCTGCTCGCGTTCAGCAAGACCGTCCCGCCGAAGGCGACTCCGACCACCCTCGTCATCGACAAGGAGGGCCGGGTCTCCGCACGCATCCTCGGCGCCATCCCGGACCGCAGCATCCTGGACACACTGATCTCCGACGCCGTGGCCGAGCACTGACGTGAACATCGGTCAGATCGTCGTCAGCGGGCAGCTGCTCGTTGCGCTGCCGATCGCGCTCGTGGCGGGCCTGGTCTCCTTCGCATCGCCCTGTGTGCTGCCGCTCGTCCCCGGCTACCTCGCCTATGTGGGAGGGACGACGGACCCAGGGGCCAAGCGCGACCGAGGACGCGTGCTCACCGGGGTCGCCCTGTTCGTGCTCGGGTTCGCGCTGGTGTTCATCGCCTACGGTGCTGCGTTCGGCGCGCTGGGGTTCTGGCTCGTGCGCTGGCAGGAGGTGGTCATCCGCGTCATGGGCGTCGTGGTGATCCTGCTCGGCCTCGTCTTCATCGGCCAGTTCTCGTTCCTGCAGCGCACCATCAAACCGAGCTGGCGGCCGGCGACCGGCCTGATCGGCGCGCCGCTGCTCGGCATCGTGTTCGGCCTCGGCTGGACGCCGTGCATCGGCCCGACCCTCGGAGCGATCCTCTCCCTCAGCGTCGGCTCCGGTTCGCCGTGGCGCGGCGCGCTCCTGATGCTCGTCTACTGCATCGGCCTCGGCATCCCGTTCCTCCTCGTCGCGCTCGGGCTCGACTGGGTCGCCGGCTCCGTCGCCTTCCTCAAGCGGCACATCCGGGCCATCAACATCATCGGCGGCGCTCTCCTCGTGGCGATCGGCGTCCTGATGGTCACCGGTCTCTGGACCGCCCTCATGTCCTCCTTCCTGGCGGTGATCAACGGTTTTGTCCCGGCCCTCTGACCACATCGACTCCGCGCCGCCGCGCGAAGATCCCGGAGTCGTCCAGCCGAAACTCGGACCCGCCGGCTGGCTGCGCTGGTGCTGGAGGCAGCTCACGAGCATGCGCACGGCGCTGTTCCTGCTGCTCCTGCTGGCGATCGCGGCCGTCCCCGGCTCGCTCTTCCCGCAGCGCGGCGCGGACCCCAACGGCGTCACCAAGTACTTCAGCGAGAACCCGCAGCTCGCGCCCGTCCTGGACAAGTTCCAGCTCTTCGACGTCTACACGTCGGCCTGGTTCTCCGCGATCTACCTACTGCTGTTCGCCTCGCTCATCGGCTGCATCATCCCGCGCACCAAACACCACTTCCAGGCGATGCGGGCCAAGCCCCCGAAGACGCCGGTGCGGCTCACCCGCATGGCCGGCTTCCAGGCTCGCATCATGCCGGCCGAGCTGCGCGCCGATGCCCCGGACCCGATCGAGACCGCTCGCGACATCCTGCGCCGTTCCCGCTACCGCGTCTCGCTGTATCAGGACGCCCGGAGCGTTTCGGTCTCGGCCGAGCGCGGCTACCTACGGGAGACCGGGAACCTCGTCTTCCACATCGCGCTCCTCGGCGTCCTGCTCGCCGTCGGCCTCGGGGGCGGCTTCGGCTACACCGGCCAGAAGGTCGTGGTGGAGGGCCAGAGCTTCGTGAACAGCGTCCCGTCGTACAACTCGTTCAATCCCGGCCGGTTCTTCACGGACTCATCGCTGGAGCCGTTCTCCGTCCGGGTGGACGACCTCAAGGTCCAG
It encodes the following:
- a CDS encoding TlpA disulfide reductase family protein, with product MTAPTLRSSRAATRRRLRLALPAAVAAAALFLTGCTANDNLAQQYRSGSGQNYIAGDGSVSEFAAGNRGEPVSFSGTLIDGAKVSNKDYAGKVLVVNFWYAGCPPCRVEAGDLEALSKKYASEGVGFLGVNLYDTASTAESFEKDKGVTYPSVLDRDTGSVLLAFSKTVPPKATPTTLVIDKEGRVSARILGAIPDRSILDTLISDAVAEH
- a CDS encoding cytochrome c biogenesis protein CcdA, which codes for MNIGQIVVSGQLLVALPIALVAGLVSFASPCVLPLVPGYLAYVGGTTDPGAKRDRGRVLTGVALFVLGFALVFIAYGAAFGALGFWLVRWQEVVIRVMGVVVILLGLVFIGQFSFLQRTIKPSWRPATGLIGAPLLGIVFGLGWTPCIGPTLGAILSLSVGSGSPWRGALLMLVYCIGLGIPFLLVALGLDWVAGSVAFLKRHIRAINIIGGALLVAIGVLMVTGLWTALMSSFLAVINGFVPAL